AGAGAATGGGATGAATCTTGCCTTCACTGAGTCAAGATATCACACCATTGTGAACAGTTGTTTCAATTATGACTGTCTGCCTTCATAGTAGTAGCTTACTCCATAGCATTCTGTTTGTGTTCTTTCCACAACAAATTATAGCAAATAGCTTCAAGGTAAACTCCAAGAATAAATAAACTCCAAAAGCACATATTCagtctttattttattaaaacaagATTTGTTCTGCTGAAGGAATGAATGAATTTATAACTGCAAAAAAACAAGGAACAAAACCTTTGCTTCTGGGCATGCTCAGAACTATGCTATTAcaaatttttctgaaaaatattatcAGGAATGGTGTAATTCAGCAGGTAAAATAATAAAGGCAAAAATTCAGTGATTTTAGTTACATTAGTGAAAGAGACACATTTTACTTTTCCTatctgtccccaaaacaccaaaagcTGAAAACCCCTTATTTCAGTATGAGTTCAGATTACTTTGTTCTCAGGCAGAATGACCccaaaggaagaagaaaggaaaaccaacaaaGGAATCAAGAATCAGCATCCCACTCCTGTTTCACACCATTTAGTGAGGTAAAGCAGACTCCCAAGCACAGGAGCACCTGTGCCAACCTGCCCTCTGCACTTCAGACTGGGACAACATCCTCTTCTGTCACCTGTCACTGATTGACTTCTACACAGAATGTACTGCCCTGAAATTTAGCTCTTTAcaacataaaaaaagaaatccaaataCATGACTCAGAAAAACAATGGAAACAacaaatctgaaataaaatgagCAGAAGATACAGAGAAAGAACATCCAGCAACACCACCGAACCAGTCTGTAGTATTGCTGTATCCTTACAAACCCATATTGTGTCAAATGACCACAGACAAAAGAGACAAAGAAGCAGATAAAAAATTACAACATCAAGCAAAATTATTGCAAAATATATTAtcaataacaacaacatgaaaacCACAAAACACATTCTCATTTGGGCACAAATTCAGCATGAAACTTAAAACACAATTTCAGATGTAGCTATAGGCTCATTATAAACAGAAATAACCTCATTTATCTGAGTCCCAGAGAAGGGTACTTTCATAACACAATTATCTGTGAACATTGGATACAAATGTGTCAGAAAGAACAAGAGAGCAAAAAATCCAATCAGAAAATTAACTGaagaactgcaaggtgcaagtGTCAGATATCTGAAGTTATGGGGGACTGCTATTTTATGTTTGGTTAGCCCCTGGCACAATATGACAGAGTCACACTTATGGTTCACAACCCTAATGAATAATAAACATCTATCTGCTTAGAATAAGACTGTTTTGAAATGTTGAATGAGTACTTTATgtggagagagactttttaaaaattatgaaacgTATAATAAAAACTACAAACTTACACatcaaaattgcatatgtacTGAAGAAGAAATGGTAATATTTTTCTCAACTATTAAAGAAGGTACTGGTTCTAACTGCTGCCAATTTAATTCAAAAAGCATGAGCTTATTCCTCTCCACTCCAGCTCTTTTCTCGCTTCTCTATGTTAAGAGATGCAAACATACTGACAAAACCTCTTTGTCTACTAACATTAAAAGAACCCAGTCCCCCCccagccaaaaaaaaacccacaagcaAAAATAGAAACAAGATATATGACCCAAAAACAACCAACACACCCACCAATTTTGGAGAGAAAGTATTTCAGTTCTCAAGTTTGCCATTGCTGTGGACTTCACAACCATGTTTTGAAGTATTGGTCATGCTGCTAATGAAACAATGTTCTATTCCATAAGGGCAGAAATTCCATTACTTATCTAACAGGAAAGTGCTTGCCTATTTCTCAAGACCCCAGAATTTTCTCCTTCTTGCACATGATATTAAGTATcttttcaatattttgttttgcaaaatgCTCATAATTCTCATTCCAAAGcagtttctgcttttgcttctcATATCACAGTCTTGCCTCTTTTTCCTAGTGGTCATCGAGCATGCACAGAAGAGGTTTCTGAATATTTGGAAGTGAGGCACAGATTAACATCCAAGCCTACAGTAAACCTTATTTTGACAATGTCAACCACACAAATGTTTCCAGACTTGTACCTCAAGTCTTATTCTTCTAATAAATTCttacatacttttttttttcatttttctttttttttaaggaaaatatataGGTACTTATACTCTTATTTAAAtataacatttttcttctaaaaatccCACCCTGATAAGAGGGTCTATTACCAAAAACAAAAGACATTACAGTCTAAAAATATTAGTAATTTTATAGTCCTCAACACATCTTTATTACTCAAGATTTCAAGGAAAAGTTGTGCACTGGAATAAGACAAATGTACACTGAATGAGTATGGAGAACAGTATTTTGACTCTAAACAAATACACACTAGTGTTCTTAAAGTACAATGTGCATTAAAACTTATTCACACACAGAATAATTCATGCTCTTCACGTGTGAAATACTGTGAAAAATAAGATGGAAGAAGTTAGATAGGAAAACATTCTTGTATCATAAAAATATGTTAGAATGGGACTTATCTATAGTTAAAGCTTTGCTTtaaaacaaactttatttaaaaatcttctttttctttatctaAAAATTAGCCTTTCTATAAAAACCATTCCTTTAAAactttgctttaaaaacatcaGTTTTATATTagacaaaatattaaattatacaGGCACAATTAGTTGAGGgctttaaaaatttatattacAGCCCTTCATTTTCCAGTGACTTGCAATACAGTCATAAGATTCTGTGTCTACTGACAACCATAGGAAAATTTGTCCAAAGAAATCAACtcttatataaaaaataaaataaattaaaacaaaacaaataaaaaaatctgtcagaCCATATTTGACTTGTAAAGGAACTTACTTTCCAGCTGACACATGCACATCTTTTATTTATCTTAGGAAATATGCATATACATTAAAAACATCCTCAAAATATTCTCTGAACATGTGGTTCATGATGACAGCTTTTATATTTCCTTCAGATACTGTATATTAAACCATTTCCAGGTCCACCTTTATCTCAGCCCAAATCTGTGACCCTTGGCATTTCAGAAAGAAGTGAATGAAGAATCAagaatggttttattttctgggggaaaatgCACAGATATGTTCAATGCCAAAGACAGCAGGGTCTACTCTTTTCTATGTTTTTCTTGTGTTCTGAAAAATATACTGTACCACTAGAGAATTTATGAAGACCTTCAAGGTAAAATAGATTATATAATATATCAAACTGAAGATTTGAAAACCAAATCCTGGATTATGATGATGTTTAACTGCGTGCTTAATTTACTGGAAATGAACCATTAATCTTAGGTTTTAAAGcacagaaacatctgtgagACTGGCTTTATGTCTCCTAACCACACCAAATAAACTGTCATCCTAACAACTATTAAAAATAAGCTAAAACAccatgggtttggggtttttttccataaaactATAGTAAATGGAACATCAGGAGCCAAACTTGAATCTCTGTGGAATACAATTTTTAGTCAATCAGGTTTTTTAACCAAATATTTGAACTCTAATACATTTAGATGGATGCTGTGTTaggtttatttaaatattttactgaaaatttaGAAAGTTTGAACTCTAGTCCATAAAAATTTAACCAACACTACACCAAATAAagccagaaaagcacagtacCCCAAACTCAAGGCTGACATTCTGAAACAACTTGCTGCTATTTGTTTGCATTATAACTTTTCCATCCCCCTCGCTAAGGAATGTGAAATTCACCTACAAACTTAATCAACaagttattaaaaacaaaaataaaagccctCAAACATAACCCTGTACTTCTTTTAGAATTCAAGATTTCACTTCAGCTACCACCATCTGAACAGTCCCCTAAGGAGACATTTTTCCTTACCAGCATGGTCCATTATTGCTTGATGAGAGCCCACAGTGACtttcagtcaaaaaaaaaaaaagctttggaCATGATTTCAGGAACAAAGAAGTCAATacaaaaatgtgtaaaattatatttcatttcaAGAAACCATTCAATTGATCTGAATTGTATCATACTGTATTCATTTTAATGCCATTCCACAGGCAAGTATATATTATGTGTTGAATTAGGTGCACGTatacacaaacacaaaatacaTACACAGAATTCAGCCCTGATTGATGTGTTATCTTCATTAAATTTCTAGCATAGCAAGTGAGTCATCTTCTGCACTTTAGAATTAcgtgaaaaaaaatttaaataggCACAATTAATTAACACAGCTTCTAAATTACCTTATTATAGTGCACTGTCACGCACTGATAATACCCTAATAACAATATGATACCATTCAAGGTCATTTTGCTGATGTACAGGTGAAGACTAGTAAATATGATTATAAGTGCTTTTAAATCAAATCCACAACTTCTGCAGCTTTACACAGTAGAACAGTGCAATACATTGTGTCCCCATATTCCAGGAACAAGAGCTGAGTTTACAGTTGTATTTATTTCACATTAGACTGGCTTTGCACTTTCTGGATCTCTAGCACTTCAACTGCATTGTCTATGgccttctttcttcctccttccttcttccagGTGCTggctataaaaaaaaaaagaaacaaaaagttcTTTTGGTAGCTAGCTCTCACCTGGTAGAACAAGACAGTTTCGAAGTAATGGTACAGCAGAGGTTCTTCTAGAGGGCCGGTTCACAGTGCCAGGATGACCCCGATCTCCACTGACTTCCCAGCTCCTGACTTTGGAGGAAGCTTGCTCTGGTTTCTTGGGAAAAGATTCTGATGTgactttctgccttttttcagGAATCCCTGTTACAACTGTTGAGTTCAGAAAGGCCCTTTTTGGTTTCCTCCTCACCTTTAATTTTTTAGCatctggcttctctttcttagGGTGCTTTCCCACTGTAGTTTTCCTTGTCTGGTACCTCTGGATGGAGAAAGCAGATTTCTGGGCACAAGGCTGAAGTTGTCTTCTCATACCctctttctgctgttttttaGTTCTGGACGTTTGTTTGCCTGTGGTTACTCTGTTTCCTCTCCTCTCAAGAGTACATCTGACAGACTTAGATCCTGCAGCCTTTCTGGAAAAAACTGGTTCTTTGTTAGtgccttcttttctcttccatATTGCTTTTGGAGTCTCCCTCTCTGACCACTCACTCCTGATGGAGGTCAGAGGAGTTTTGGTAATTCTATTAAATGGAATTAATCTACAATCTCCTTCTATCACAGAGTTCAAAGGTGAAATGATTAGGTGTTTAAAAGAGTTCTCAGATACAAGACAATCTGTTTTTTCTGTGGCAACAGATGGTCCATCTGCCTTTTGACTTGAGGCTGCATCATTCCCTTTATCTCGATCTGGCAGGAAAGATGCTGAAGAAGAACTACAGAAGTCTGACCGATTGAGTGACTTTGATGGTGTGCTTTCTCTCTGTGTATCAGCTAGTTTCTTCATGTTTGCATCAAAGCTGAGACTTCTGAAAAGCTGTCGAACATGAGAGGGCTTTTTGGCCTTTTCTCTAACTGTACTCTTAGGAGGTGTTTTCAGAATTCTATTTGTCAGTGGGTCATAATATTTGAGAGAACATTGTTTGTATTTATATCTTACAGAGTCCTTGCTATCTGTGGAGTGATggtttttcctcattttgggaATATCTATAGGTTTACCTTTGCACTGTTTTACCTCTGGGCATGAGAGTACATACACCACTGTCTTGGGCTGTACAGGACTCATGATCTTGCTATAGGACTCTGGAAGTTTAAGGGCACATAGTCTAGTTTTCatgtttggagttttttcatTCTCCAGACATGCAATGCTTGCTTGCTGATCAGCTGGATCAGATTCCCTTCTAgacattttcctttttgccaCAGGGTAGTTCAGCAGACTTGTTTGGGTGCCATGGCTGACTTTAACCACCTGACACCTTGAAGCCAGGCGCCATGTCCTTTTCCTAGGCATTTTTACAATTTGTGGGTTGCATAGTGTATCTGAGGCTAAAGACGGGTTATCAAAATCAGAGCCACCACTTAAAGCATCATTAAATTCTGGCAGTGCTTTAACTGGTGCACTTTCTGTTCTATTACCCTCAATAATATTGATCCTTTTTTcatccttctgcttttttttcttcattctcttcCCTGTACAATTAGCTGAGGATTCACTGTTAAAGTAGCAGCGAAAACGACCTTCCCTGAAATCACGCACAAGTTCTTCAATTTTTATATCATCTTCATACATTATTTGAGACCAAGTTTTTCCCACAAAAGAAGGAGGCACatgaggcagggctggaagaaCTGGTTCTTCGGTATGAACTACAACGTCCTTTTGCACTGCTTCTATTTTCTCTAATGACTcagtttttaaaacagaagaGAGCTGTGTTCCATAGTCCTTATCTTGCAAACATACTTGGACCTCTTTCAGGAATTCTATATCTTTTATAGCTGCCTTGGGTAAATCTGTTCCTACCTGGATTGGTGCATCACAGTCAAAACTCATTTCAGAGCCCTCTAAATTAGTATGGTCCAGAAGTGATGAAAAAGGTACACTGGGATTATTCTCTTTTTTGAAACAAATTTCTTCAGATGTAGTTTCATGGCAGTATTTCACAATTACATCTTCAATAGTTTCATCCACTGAACTTTCATCCTGTCTGTTTGTCTTTATGTTTTTGCATCTTGCTAGCTGTGGGGATGTCCCAGGATCTAGGGAGATGCTGATACCCACAGTATCCCTGAGATGGAGATCAGACACCAAAGTTTCATCCTGAGTTCGTAAACTATCTCGCTTTGAGAGAGATTGACCTGAGGTAATAAAGGAAGAATTGCTGTGGCTGTGTGTAGGATTCTGATGAGAAACTGAAGGGCATTTTGGGTGAaccagtgctggagcaggattCAAGCGTGGGTTCAATAACACATCCCTACTGCAGACCTCCACTGCTCTTTCATCACATCCTCTTCGCAGAAACAGATTTGATGCTGCCAAATCCctaacattttttcctgttctagGATTAACAGAGGAACTGTGGCTTGTAGGACTGAGAGAAAACTGCTGAGGTACAGGGCTCACAGCTGTAGACTGACCTTCATGGCTATGACCTGCAATTCGGGCATGTTTCAGATTTACCC
This genomic window from Ammospiza caudacuta isolate bAmmCau1 chromosome 8, bAmmCau1.pri, whole genome shotgun sequence contains:
- the ZDBF2 gene encoding DBF4-type zinc finger-containing protein 2 translates to MRKAGVSKMFERIKRSDEASASSAQGIQRHGAEGSPRQDSSSSLHRRGQEHPRPGASTVQSRQGYCNCCHVHYSNLEQHIFSSQHRHFTTYCRNRTGTSSLMERFLQDVLQHHPHRYHDSRPTYDDMPFPVTLEPPRISCLSSEEMQKKKNSEKQEISSKDQESVHDIGSSVPCLSHEGTKKTSVMQAGFQKLQRGQERVPGISQQPAGICSDKKWVNLKHARIAGHSHEGQSTAVSPVPQQFSLSPTSHSSSVNPRTGKNVRDLAASNLFLRRGCDERAVEVCSRDVLLNPRLNPAPALVHPKCPSVSHQNPTHSHSNSSFITSGQSLSKRDSLRTQDETLVSDLHLRDTVGISISLDPGTSPQLARCKNIKTNRQDESSVDETIEDVIVKYCHETTSEEICFKKENNPSVPFSSLLDHTNLEGSEMSFDCDAPIQVGTDLPKAAIKDIEFLKEVQVCLQDKDYGTQLSSVLKTESLEKIEAVQKDVVVHTEEPVLPALPHVPPSFVGKTWSQIMYEDDIKIEELVRDFREGRFRCYFNSESSANCTGKRMKKKKQKDEKRINIIEGNRTESAPVKALPEFNDALSGGSDFDNPSLASDTLCNPQIVKMPRKRTWRLASRCQVVKVSHGTQTSLLNYPVAKRKMSRRESDPADQQASIACLENEKTPNMKTRLCALKLPESYSKIMSPVQPKTVVYVLSCPEVKQCKGKPIDIPKMRKNHHSTDSKDSVRYKYKQCSLKYYDPLTNRILKTPPKSTVREKAKKPSHVRQLFRSLSFDANMKKLADTQRESTPSKSLNRSDFCSSSSASFLPDRDKGNDAASSQKADGPSVATEKTDCLVSENSFKHLIISPLNSVIEGDCRLIPFNRITKTPLTSIRSEWSERETPKAIWKRKEGTNKEPVFSRKAAGSKSVRCTLERRGNRVTTGKQTSRTKKQQKEGMRRQLQPCAQKSAFSIQRYQTRKTTVGKHPKKEKPDAKKLKPAPGRRKEEERRP